The DNA region AAATGGTGATGTTAATAATTCCTAAGGGGTAACAGTTCCAGCTGGAATAGCATTATATTTTTCTAATTGATCAGTGGTGATGTAGCCTTCGTTTGCTAGTACTTCCGCCGTGACACTTGCTTCATCATGTTCTAGTAAATATAATTCCATCTGCGTTTCAACAGTTTCGACTAAAGCAGCGTTAGTTTTAGTTTCTACATTTTTTGTTTGCTTGGACATGTTTGGTATAATTAGCAATAACAAGGCTGCCACAATAAATAAGACGAGAACCATTTCTATAAGCGTAAACCCTTCTTTTCTACGACCCTTTTGAATGAATTTAACCAATACTTTTTTCATGATAATTCCTCCTTAGATTGTTTCTAGC from Aerococcus urinaeequi includes:
- the comGC gene encoding competence type IV pilus major pilin ComGC, with amino-acid sequence MKKVLVKFIQKGRRKEGFTLIEMVLVLFIVAALLLLIIPNMSKQTKNVETKTNAALVETVETQMELYLLEHDEASVTAEVLANEGYITTDQLEKYNAIPAGTVTP